Part of the Candidatus Krumholzibacteriota bacterium genome is shown below.
GCCGGGCTGCTTGGTCATCTGGACGGCGCGGTTCCACTCGCTCTCGTGGAAGGACCGGCCCCCGACCATCGCCAGGATGTGGCCGGTGCGGGGATCGAGGGCGATCGCCGCCGACTGGAGGTAGGCCGGCTGCAGCTCGACCCCCGCCTCGACGGAATCGAGGTAGGCCCGGCGGGTCAGCTCGTAGCCGTTGCGGTTCTCGAGCTCGACGATGAAGGACTCGAGGCTGTCCTCTGCGGCCCGCTGCAGGTCGGCGTCGAGCGTGGTGTAGACGGTCAGCCCGTCGCGGAGGATCGAGCGCCCGCCGTACTTGGTGCGCAGTTCGAGCCGGATGTATTCGGTGAAATACGCGGCGAAATCCCTCTGCCGCTCGCGTTCCTCCGCCGTGTCGAGGGGTTTCAGTCGCAGGGAGTCGCGCTGGGCGGCGCTGATGATCCCGCCCTCCTCCATGAGACCGAGGACGACGTTGCGGCGCCGGAGGGCGCGCTGCTTGTGCCGGAAGGGATCGTAGCCGGCCGGATTTCGTTGCAGGCCCGAGAGGAGGGCGAGCTGGTGCAGCTCGAGTTCGTTTACCGACCGGTCGAAGACCCGCTGTGCCGTCGCCTCGATGCCGTAGGCGCCGACGCCGAAGTAGATCTGGTTGAGATACATCTCGAGGATCTCGTCCTTGGAATAGGTGCGCTCGATGCGCAGCGCCAGGAGCGCTTCCTTGATCTTGCGCGGGAAGGTCTGCTCTTTCGTCAGGAAGAGATCGCGGGCGAGCTGCTGCGAGATCGTGCTGGCCCCCTGGGCGCGGGACCAGTGAACGAGGTCGCGCCAGGCGACCGAGAGGAGGCGGACCAGGTCGATCCCGAAGTGGTCGTAGAAGCGTTTGTCCTCGACGGCGATGAAGGTTTGCTGGACGATCGGCGGAATCTCCTCGAGGGGGACGAAGATGCGGTTCTGCTCGAAGAACTCGGCGATGACGGTGGAGTCCGCGGCGAGGATGCGCGTCTTGAGCGCCGGCTCGATCATCTCGAGCCGCGCCATCGACGGCAGGTCGCGCGAGAACCACTTGAGCGCGGCCACACCGGCGCCGAGCGCGACGAAGATCACGACGATGGCGACGTGCAGAACGAAGTGCTTCCCTCGATTGACGAACAGGGCGTTCATCCGGTCCCCCCGGGCGCGTGTCTCTCCCGGGCGGCGCCGCCGCGCCGCCCGCGTCAGAGGAAAACGTACTACCCCCCGCAGGGGAACGCCAGCGCTTTTTCCCCGTTCCGGTTGGGGATTTCCGATTAATTTCCAGATTATTTGAATTTTCCGACGATAGGGGTTGACTGGGGGATAGGGATGTATTATATAGGTGCGAGTCGCCATTGACGGCGACGGAACCCCTTGGAATACAGGGGGTTTGATTTTCCGAAAAAAACTCCGAAAACGGGGTTGACAGGGGTCCCCAAAAGGGATATATTCTGGACTCGGAAAGCCATTTCCGTATAGGGAAAATACGCTCTTTGAAAAGAAACGGCGTGTGAAGAGCCCCGCCAGATGATGCGGACCCGAGGGTCGCCATGCGACCCGAACGGTTAGATAACGTCAATAAGGGCGCTGCTT
Proteins encoded:
- a CDS encoding PBP1A family penicillin-binding protein, with amino-acid sequence MNALFVNRGKHFVLHVAIVVIFVALGAGVAALKWFSRDLPSMARLEMIEPALKTRILAADSTVIAEFFEQNRIFVPLEEIPPIVQQTFIAVEDKRFYDHFGIDLVRLLSVAWRDLVHWSRAQGASTISQQLARDLFLTKEQTFPRKIKEALLALRIERTYSKDEILEMYLNQIYFGVGAYGIEATAQRVFDRSVNELELHQLALLSGLQRNPAGYDPFRHKQRALRRRNVVLGLMEEGGIISAAQRDSLRLKPLDTAEERERQRDFAAYFTEYIRLELRTKYGGRSILRDGLTVYTTLDADLQRAAEDSLESFIVELENRNGYELTRRAYLDSVEAGVELQPAYLQSAAIALDPRTGHILAMVGGRSFHESEWNRAVQMTKQPGSAFKTFVYIAALENGYSPSDILLDTPVVIEMPNGEVYKPRNFSKKFHGAVTLRHALNKSINVPAVKLLQKIGAPSVIDVARRMGIKSRLMPYLSLALGAQELTLLELTSAFGVLAAEGVRAEPMAIIKIVDRRGNVIEENRERREAVMSPEIAFLATDMLRTVVDDMEEGTGRSARWMGLRIPCAGKTGTTDDYGNGWFIGYSPDIAVGVWTGFDQKRFMGRNQTGAVVALPIWTDIMIAAHPGGIGPDFFVPETIVEAVICEETGLLATPYCKRVRRERFIGGHEPTRVCDLHRVSPYDMLDPDRDFRELDREASRDREIPPIDP